Proteins from one Ornithobacterium rhinotracheale genomic window:
- a CDS encoding YcbK family protein — protein sequence MRLSKDFDLKEFESHDGSTTPEFVLKNLQALAKNLQVLRDFLGKPVMVNSGYRSVAHNRRIGGKVNSQHLQGKAADIRVEGITPEKLASTIEKLIYNGKMKQGGLGIYPTFVHYDIRGTKARWKG from the coding sequence ATGAGATTAAGCAAAGATTTTGATTTAAAAGAATTTGAGAGCCACGACGGAAGCACGACACCCGAGTTTGTGCTCAAAAACTTGCAGGCGCTAGCCAAGAATTTACAAGTTTTACGCGACTTTCTCGGCAAACCTGTAATGGTAAACTCTGGTTACCGAAGCGTGGCGCACAACCGCCGAATTGGCGGCAAAGTAAATAGCCAACATTTGCAAGGAAAGGCAGCCGATATTCGTGTGGAGGGCATAACGCCTGAAAAACTTGCCTCAACCATTGAAAAGCTAATTTACAACGGCAAAATGAAACAGGGCGGTTTAGGCATTTATCCCACATTTGTGCATTATGATATTCGTGGAACCAAGGCAAGATGGAAAGGATGA
- a CDS encoding DUF2147 domain-containing protein, translated as MKRILLLLFISLSGFIMAQSPVGTWKTIDDNTGKARSFVKIYEKNGELFGKIVKITNPALQNKKCDKCKGSKKNQPLIGLEVITGLKKNGNIWEDGKITDPDSGKEYSCKIELDGKNKLKVRGFLGFSLLGRTQVWERVN; from the coding sequence ATGAAAAGAATTTTACTATTACTATTTATCAGTCTTTCAGGATTTATCATGGCGCAATCGCCCGTTGGTACTTGGAAAACGATAGATGACAACACAGGAAAAGCCCGTTCGTTTGTGAAAATCTACGAAAAAAATGGTGAGCTCTTCGGCAAAATCGTGAAAATTACGAATCCTGCCCTACAAAATAAAAAGTGCGATAAATGCAAAGGCAGCAAAAAGAATCAACCGCTCATTGGCTTGGAGGTCATCACAGGACTGAAGAAAAACGGAAACATTTGGGAAGATGGCAAAATTACCGACCCAGATTCGGGCAAAGAATATTCATGCAAAATTGAATTAGACGGCAAAAACAAATTAAAAGTTCGTGGCTTTTTAGGCTTCTCTCTTTTGGGGCGAACTCAGGTTTGGGAACGCGTAAATTAA
- the clpB gene encoding ATP-dependent chaperone ClpB, giving the protein MDINKFTIKSQEVVQKAQQLAQMHGNQAIENGHLMEALLNEDNQVIGFILKKQGVNIDYLKKELEKIINTYAKVTGGDMHVSSALGRVLNEASIEAQKMKDEFVSVEHLLLALLNANDRVSDLLKSLGVSHQGTLDVSAELRKGERVTSQSAEDTYNSLSKYAKNLNDLVIEGKLDPVIGRDEEIRRVLQILSRRTKNNPILIGEPGVGKTAIAEGLAHRIVNGDVPENLKDKIIYSLDMGALVAGAKYKGEFEERLKSVVKEVTGSEGQIILFIDEIHTLVGAGGGEGAMDAANILKPALARGELRSIGATTLNEYQKYFEKDKALERRFQKVMVEEPNEEDAISILRGIKEKYEVHHKIRIKDEAIIAAVELSERYISDRFLPDKAIDLIDEASSKLRMEMNSKPEELDVLDRKIMQLEIEIEAIKRENDERKLALLKQELSELNDKRSELNATWQSEKNLADNIQVARKNIEDLKLEAERAERLGDYGKVAEIRYGKIKEEEAKLAELEKQFTDQDAKMIKEEVDREDIAEVVARWTGIPVTKMMQSERDKLLNLESELHRRVIGQEEAISAVSDAIRRNRAGLSDERRPIGSFLFLGSTGVGKTELAKALAEYLFDDEDSMTRIDMSEYQERHAVSRLVGAPPGYVGYDEGGQLTEAVRRRPYSVVLLDEIEKAHPDAFNILLQVLDDGRLTDNKGRTVNFKNTIVIMTSNIGSHIIQDNFADLDNKDEETVLSQTKEEVFTLLKQSFKPEFLNRIDETILFKPLKREEIKEIVELQLKSLSKLLAKRDIVLDTTLEAINYLSRIGYDPQFGARPIKRAIQQEVLNKLSKEILAGNVHDNSVVLIDYFEESGLVFRTKE; this is encoded by the coding sequence ATGGATATCAATAAATTTACAATAAAATCGCAGGAAGTAGTGCAAAAAGCACAACAACTTGCACAAATGCATGGAAACCAAGCGATAGAGAACGGCCATTTGATGGAAGCTCTATTGAACGAAGATAATCAAGTAATCGGGTTTATTCTTAAAAAACAAGGCGTAAACATAGATTATTTGAAAAAAGAATTAGAGAAAATTATCAATACCTACGCTAAGGTTACAGGTGGCGATATGCATGTTTCATCGGCTTTAGGTCGTGTGCTAAACGAAGCATCGATTGAAGCGCAAAAGATGAAAGATGAATTTGTGAGCGTGGAGCACTTGCTTTTAGCTTTATTAAATGCCAACGACAGAGTATCTGATTTGCTTAAATCTTTAGGCGTATCGCACCAAGGGACTTTGGATGTGAGTGCAGAGCTTAGAAAAGGTGAGCGTGTAACTTCTCAAAGTGCGGAAGATACCTACAATTCGCTTTCAAAATATGCCAAAAACTTAAATGATTTGGTGATTGAAGGAAAATTAGATCCCGTGATTGGGCGTGACGAAGAAATTCGCCGTGTATTGCAAATTTTGTCGAGAAGAACTAAAAACAACCCGATTCTAATCGGTGAGCCAGGCGTGGGTAAAACTGCCATTGCCGAAGGTTTAGCGCACAGAATTGTAAACGGCGATGTGCCCGAAAACTTGAAAGATAAAATCATCTATTCACTGGATATGGGAGCACTCGTTGCGGGGGCTAAGTACAAAGGTGAATTTGAGGAAAGATTAAAATCAGTGGTAAAAGAAGTGACTGGTTCCGAAGGGCAGATCATTTTGTTCATCGATGAAATTCACACACTTGTAGGTGCTGGTGGTGGAGAAGGCGCAATGGATGCTGCCAATATTTTGAAGCCAGCCTTGGCGCGTGGTGAATTGCGTTCAATTGGGGCTACGACTTTAAACGAATATCAAAAATATTTTGAAAAAGATAAAGCACTTGAGCGTCGATTCCAAAAAGTAATGGTGGAAGAACCAAACGAAGAAGATGCAATTTCTATCTTGCGTGGTATCAAAGAAAAATATGAGGTTCACCATAAAATCAGAATCAAAGACGAGGCGATTATCGCTGCCGTTGAGCTTTCCGAAAGATATATTTCAGATAGATTTTTGCCAGATAAAGCAATTGACTTAATCGATGAAGCATCTTCTAAATTGCGTATGGAAATGAATTCTAAACCAGAGGAATTAGATGTTTTGGATAGAAAAATCATGCAATTAGAAATTGAAATCGAAGCGATTAAGCGTGAAAATGATGAGCGAAAATTAGCTTTGTTAAAACAAGAACTTTCTGAATTAAATGATAAAAGAAGCGAATTAAATGCGACTTGGCAGTCTGAGAAAAACTTAGCCGACAACATTCAAGTGGCTCGCAAAAATATCGAGGATTTAAAATTGGAAGCCGAGCGTGCCGAGCGTTTGGGTGACTACGGAAAAGTAGCAGAAATCCGTTACGGTAAAATTAAAGAAGAAGAAGCTAAGTTGGCTGAATTGGAAAAACAATTTACCGACCAAGACGCCAAAATGATTAAGGAAGAAGTAGATAGAGAAGATATTGCCGAAGTGGTAGCTCGCTGGACAGGAATCCCTGTGACCAAAATGATGCAATCTGAGCGAGATAAATTGCTTAATCTTGAATCTGAATTGCACCGTCGTGTCATTGGGCAAGAAGAAGCAATCTCTGCCGTGTCTGATGCGATTCGTAGAAATCGTGCAGGCTTGAGCGATGAGCGTAGACCGATTGGTTCGTTCCTATTCTTAGGTTCGACTGGGGTAGGGAAAACCGAGCTGGCAAAAGCCTTGGCGGAATACTTATTCGACGACGAAGATAGCATGACGCGTATCGACATGAGTGAATACCAAGAGCGCCATGCCGTGAGCCGTTTGGTAGGAGCGCCTCCGGGCTATGTGGGTTACGATGAAGGCGGACAATTGACGGAAGCCGTACGCCGTCGCCCATATTCAGTGGTGCTTTTAGACGAGATAGAAAAAGCGCATCCAGATGCATTTAATATCTTGTTGCAAGTGCTCGATGACGGACGATTGACGGACAATAAAGGACGCACCGTGAATTTCAAAAACACGATTGTGATTATGACATCAAACATCGGTTCGCACATTATTCAAGATAATTTTGCCGATTTAGACAACAAAGATGAAGAAACGGTTTTAAGCCAAACAAAAGAAGAGGTATTTACATTATTAAAGCAAAGCTTTAAGCCAGAATTCCTAAACCGTATCGATGAAACAATCCTTTTCAAACCATTGAAGAGAGAGGAAATCAAGGAAATAGTGGAGTTGCAGCTGAAATCTTTATCAAAATTATTAGCCAAACGAGACATCGTTCTAGACACCACGCTAGAGGCTATCAACTATTTGTCAAGAATTGGTTATGATCCGCAATTTGGAGCAAGACCAATCAAGAGAGCCATTCAGCAAGAAGTGCTCAACAAATTGTCCAAAGAAATTTTGGCGGGCAATGTACACGACAACTCTGTAGTGCTCATCGATTATTTCGAAGAAAGCGGATTGGTTTTTAGAACCAAAGAATAA
- a CDS encoding DUF2147 domain-containing protein yields the protein MKKIVTLMLLTMVGFTFAQTPVGTWKILDEKTGAVRTHIKIYPKGNALHGKVVKIGDPKDINGICSECKGDKKNKRILGLEILTGLKKKGDTWVNGKIIDPQTGNVYSCKAEPMGKDKLKMRGYLGISLLGKTQIWERVD from the coding sequence ATGAAAAAGATTGTTACTCTTATGTTATTAACGATGGTGGGATTTACCTTTGCACAAACCCCTGTAGGAACTTGGAAAATTTTGGACGAAAAAACGGGAGCCGTGCGTACACACATTAAAATTTACCCTAAAGGAAATGCGTTACATGGTAAAGTTGTAAAAATTGGAGACCCAAAAGATATCAACGGAATTTGTTCTGAATGCAAAGGCGATAAGAAAAATAAGAGAATTTTAGGCTTAGAGATTTTGACCGGACTGAAGAAAAAAGGCGACACCTGGGTAAATGGTAAAATCATCGACCCACAAACGGGCAACGTTTATTCTTGCAAAGCTGAGCCAATGGGAAAAGACAAACTTAAAATGCGTGGCTATTTAGGCATATCTCTTCTAGGAAAAACACAGATTTGGGAGCGTGTAGATTAA
- the hisE gene encoding phosphoribosyl-ATP diphosphatase — MPKEFPFLKKFERKIEEAKSQDKNNRLARKLSLGPYQLAKKMGEESVEMVIASGKECDKDFLEEAADVFYYYMLALHDRGYSLKDVLLILKDRDKNGKKDKVY, encoded by the coding sequence ATGCCCAAAGAATTTCCCTTTCTCAAGAAATTTGAGAGAAAAATAGAAGAAGCTAAATCACAAGATAAAAATAATCGCTTGGCTCGAAAACTCAGCCTAGGACCATATCAATTGGCTAAAAAAATGGGCGAAGAATCGGTGGAGATGGTCATTGCTTCTGGTAAAGAATGCGACAAAGATTTCTTAGAAGAAGCGGCAGATGTTTTCTACTACTATATGCTAGCACTGCACGATCGCGGCTACTCGCTCAAAGATGTTTTGCTCATCTTAAAAGATCGAGACAAAAACGGAAAAAAAGATAAAGTTTACTAA
- a CDS encoding thymidylate synthase translates to MNKYHKTLEKILRKGKTQRNKKGEIRYLLDEQLKLKPADLLEIFEGHGIARMKLKNELELFQKGERLTERYREKGINWWDYCGPILVNSYPTYFERLPRLIEQINREKRSSKNYVLFLGETGVESNQQLCLSLVQFQIDKGKLVVSAYQRSSDANLGLPADIYHLYLISRQIDLPLKSITLNIGNVHIYENNLEKTKSLLKGDKVKFELNV, encoded by the coding sequence ATGAATAAATACCACAAAACACTAGAAAAAATCCTCAGAAAAGGAAAAACGCAACGAAATAAAAAAGGCGAAATTCGCTATCTTTTGGATGAGCAATTGAAACTCAAACCTGCCGATTTGCTTGAAATTTTTGAGGGGCATGGCATCGCCCGAATGAAGCTCAAGAATGAATTAGAACTCTTTCAAAAGGGAGAACGATTAACAGAGCGCTACCGAGAAAAAGGCATTAACTGGTGGGATTATTGCGGACCGATACTGGTAAACTCTTACCCCACTTATTTTGAGCGTTTACCACGCTTAATTGAGCAAATTAATAGAGAAAAACGGAGCAGTAAAAATTATGTGCTATTTCTAGGCGAAACAGGCGTAGAAAGCAATCAGCAACTTTGCCTTTCGTTGGTGCAATTCCAGATAGATAAAGGCAAGTTAGTGGTCTCGGCTTACCAGCGTTCCAGCGATGCGAATTTAGGACTGCCAGCTGATATTTACCACTTGTATTTGATTAGCCGGCAAATTGATTTACCGTTGAAGTCAATCACGCTCAATATTGGAAATGTCCACATTTACGAGAATAATTTGGAGAAAACCAAGAGCCTACTAAAAGGTGATAAAGTGAAATTTGAGCTAAATGTGTAA
- a CDS encoding DNA adenine methylase, with protein sequence MKRKQFKSAPLPFQGQKRNFVKHFKAALKDYPSDATYVDLFGGSGLLSHTVKCVHPEAKVIYNDFDNFQKRLKAIPETNKILEELRALNLKTPRGKIIRGEEKEKVLEVLKRADKRGFVDWITLSGSLKFSMNYGTELKHFTHDSLYNTIRKTNFDEAFDYLAGIEVVSEDYRHLFQKYKDLDNVVFLADPPYLSTDTATYASNKYWKLTDYLEVLETLQGSSFFYFTSNKSQVVELCQWIGTRTSENLNPFKYATCTAMTNCPTHKTSYQDIMYHYKKQEDE encoded by the coding sequence ATGAAAAGAAAACAATTTAAATCAGCACCCTTGCCATTTCAAGGGCAAAAGCGGAATTTTGTAAAACATTTTAAAGCGGCTTTAAAAGACTACCCGAGCGATGCCACTTATGTGGATTTGTTCGGAGGTTCGGGACTTTTAAGCCACACCGTGAAGTGCGTACACCCAGAGGCTAAGGTAATTTATAACGACTTTGATAACTTTCAAAAGCGTTTAAAAGCCATTCCAGAAACTAATAAGATTTTAGAGGAACTCCGAGCTTTAAATCTTAAAACACCACGCGGAAAAATCATCAGAGGCGAAGAAAAAGAGAAAGTACTAGAAGTGCTGAAAAGAGCCGATAAGCGCGGTTTTGTGGATTGGATAACCCTTTCGGGGAGTTTAAAATTTTCAATGAATTATGGTACCGAATTAAAGCATTTTACACACGATAGCCTTTACAATACCATTCGAAAAACCAATTTTGACGAGGCGTTCGATTACCTCGCAGGCATTGAAGTAGTAAGCGAGGATTACCGCCATTTATTCCAGAAGTATAAAGATTTGGATAATGTGGTATTTCTTGCCGATCCACCTTATTTAAGCACCGATACCGCCACTTATGCCAGCAACAAATATTGGAAGCTCACAGATTATTTGGAAGTGTTGGAAACGCTACAAGGTTCGAGTTTCTTTTATTTTACCAGCAATAAAAGCCAAGTCGTGGAGCTCTGCCAGTGGATTGGTACGCGTACGAGTGAAAATCTAAACCCATTTAAATATGCCACTTGTACGGCTATGACCAATTGCCCTACGCATAAAACTTCTTACCAAGATATAATGTATCACTATAAAAAACAGGAAGATGAATAA
- a CDS encoding 4Fe-4S dicluster domain-containing protein: protein MAIKITDECINCGACEPECPNNAIYEGAMDWRFEDGTTLSGFVAGRNGHSADAAEAQEPISDDIYYIVPDKCTECKGFHDEPQCAAVCPVDCCVPDENFQESEEELLEKKDMLHS from the coding sequence ATGGCAATCAAAATAACAGACGAATGTATTAATTGTGGCGCTTGCGAACCAGAGTGCCCAAACAACGCAATTTACGAAGGAGCTATGGATTGGCGTTTTGAAGACGGAACTACGCTTTCAGGTTTTGTAGCGGGTAGAAACGGACATTCGGCCGATGCTGCCGAAGCACAAGAGCCAATTAGCGACGATATTTACTACATCGTTCCAGATAAATGTACCGAGTGTAAAGGTTTTCACGACGAGCCACAATGTGCGGCTGTGTGTCCTGTGGATTGCTGTGTGCCAGACGAGAATTTCCAAGAGTCTGAAGAAGAATTATTGGAGAAAAAAGATATGTTGCATTCTTAA